Proteins from a genomic interval of Symmachiella macrocystis:
- a CDS encoding DUF6797 domain-containing protein — translation MMRRSWLVLLCAFMWCHSGLVARAEDTPSKQTDIYAKDNLVAWCIVPFDNQKRSPEQRAAMLERLGIGKLAYDYRAEHVPTFDAEMEALKAHGIELTAWWFPTVLNDDARHILKVLKRHDIKTQLWVTGSGGPKTPEDQQAWVEQEAARIRPIAEAAAKIGCRVGLYNHGGWFGEPENQIAIIKWLNLPNVGIVYNLHHGHAHVDRMPQLLKKMLPYLYAVNLNGMVRGGDQRGAKILPLGAGDLDAELLKTIRDSGYTGPIGILNHTQEDAEARLQDNLDGLSWLVGKLNGHPPSARPLYRSWQPSAAAALDGGKVYKGRDEFRQQPITVECRVQLNRKNDFNILVACDEKKSPAHWEIFTMPRQGVLTAYLPGMSPDHVRSKAAICDNKPHTVAMVYEATRVRLYVDGKQVASQKVSAKGGAAIPGGLAIGRLVEGGLACNGDIEWVRISTGVRDIPHEPQHAVKKDASTIQLWTFPKTAAVQQPPTTASEFNAGFVNETVAAAKESGDFMRGAALFADAKTACLSCHKVGMQGGTVGPDLTMIGKQRKPEQIIEAVFWPQRTVEAEFVSFTVITNDGKAIRGHKLREDKKSIVLRDPQTGVESTILREDIDELVPAGSLMPDGLTAAMTRQQQVDLIRFLTDLGRSNAAKPEALHMLMGHAHMHTPAPFEYDRAPLQPQDWPSWQQPVNRDRIYDFYAKEAAHFRKQKPTPPLLPDFPGLDGGELGHWGNQSETTWSDGRWNETRLGSVQSGVFHGGGVTVPRAVCMQLGDDNELSACFNPETLSYDAVWSGGFVKFSSVRHGFMHGLIMDGQPVKHEKSAKPDQAFEYHGFYRHGRRVVFAYRIGEVEYLDAPWVEDGKFTRVVAPADEHPLQELIQPGERQWPEVITTAVKLGTGRPYAVDTIELPYDNPWKALLFCGGHDFLPDGSALVCTMQGDVWHVSGFTDGGHQAQWRRFASGLHHALGLVVTDAGIFVQCRDQLVRLHDRNQDGEADYYECFSNAFETSPAGHDFICGLQCDDAGNFYTVSGNQGVVRISPDGKNVEVMATGLRNPDGLGILPDGTLTVPASEGDWTPASMVCAVRPSAEGQNGTPPYFGYQAPRDGKAPELPLVYLPRGLDNSSGGQVYIDSDRWGPLQGALVHLSFGGGRSFLLLRDEVGGQLQGAIVPLPGEFRSGAHRGRFNPQDGQLYVSGMAGWGSYTPDDGCFQRVRFTGDRVQLPIGFHVYQNGVTVKFTEPIDPAVAAQIENQFAQCWNYRYSGAYGSPEFSTRHHGMRGHDHLPITSAHVLPDGRSLFLEIPDLQPVSQLHLQLQVDAGEPRDMFLTVHRLDRPFSDYPGYRPVAKMVHPHPILSDLALATIRIRNPFMKAIPEARPITLETGKNLTFATRELRAKPGEAIRLNLVNPDVVPHNWALVKAGTLKSVGEMANRLVADPEAVARHYIPQTDDVLFYTDVIPPKSQFTIYFRAPKTPGRYPYLCTFPGHWMVMNGELIVE, via the coding sequence CTGGTCGCGCGGGCTGAGGACACGCCGTCAAAACAAACTGACATCTACGCCAAAGACAATCTCGTCGCATGGTGTATTGTTCCGTTTGACAATCAAAAGCGCAGTCCCGAGCAGCGGGCCGCGATGTTGGAGCGGTTGGGGATCGGCAAGCTGGCCTATGACTATCGCGCCGAGCATGTCCCGACCTTCGATGCCGAGATGGAGGCGCTCAAAGCGCATGGCATCGAATTGACCGCTTGGTGGTTTCCGACCGTGCTCAACGACGATGCGCGGCACATTTTAAAGGTGCTCAAGCGGCACGACATCAAAACGCAGTTGTGGGTCACCGGCAGCGGCGGACCGAAAACGCCCGAGGATCAGCAGGCGTGGGTTGAACAGGAAGCGGCGCGGATTCGTCCTATTGCCGAAGCGGCTGCCAAAATTGGTTGTCGCGTGGGGCTCTACAATCACGGTGGCTGGTTCGGCGAACCGGAAAATCAAATCGCCATCATCAAATGGCTCAACTTGCCGAACGTGGGGATCGTTTACAACCTGCATCACGGCCATGCGCATGTCGACCGCATGCCGCAGCTGCTCAAAAAGATGCTGCCGTATTTGTATGCGGTGAATCTCAACGGCATGGTACGCGGCGGTGATCAGCGGGGAGCGAAGATTCTTCCGCTTGGGGCAGGGGACCTGGATGCGGAATTGCTAAAAACGATTCGCGACAGCGGTTACACCGGGCCGATTGGGATTTTGAATCACACGCAAGAAGATGCCGAAGCGCGGCTGCAGGACAACCTGGATGGATTGTCGTGGCTGGTGGGAAAATTAAACGGACATCCCCCCAGTGCCCGTCCGCTGTATCGCAGTTGGCAACCTTCAGCAGCGGCGGCGTTGGATGGGGGAAAAGTCTATAAAGGTCGCGACGAATTCCGCCAACAGCCCATTACGGTGGAATGTCGCGTTCAACTGAATCGCAAAAATGACTTTAATATTCTCGTCGCCTGTGATGAAAAGAAATCTCCCGCGCACTGGGAAATCTTCACCATGCCGCGTCAGGGAGTATTGACCGCCTACCTGCCGGGAATGTCGCCCGATCATGTGCGTTCGAAAGCGGCGATTTGCGACAACAAACCACACACGGTGGCGATGGTTTATGAAGCCACGCGGGTGCGGTTGTATGTCGATGGCAAGCAGGTCGCCAGTCAAAAGGTCTCTGCCAAAGGCGGCGCTGCGATTCCCGGGGGATTGGCGATTGGTCGGCTGGTTGAAGGGGGCTTGGCGTGCAACGGCGACATCGAATGGGTGCGGATATCGACCGGCGTGCGAGACATCCCGCACGAACCACAACACGCGGTGAAAAAAGATGCGTCGACAATTCAATTGTGGACGTTTCCTAAAACTGCTGCGGTGCAGCAGCCACCCACCACGGCTTCGGAATTTAATGCCGGGTTTGTCAACGAGACCGTCGCTGCCGCCAAAGAGAGCGGCGATTTCATGCGCGGGGCGGCTTTGTTTGCCGATGCGAAAACGGCTTGTTTGTCGTGTCACAAAGTTGGCATGCAAGGGGGGACCGTCGGTCCTGATCTGACGATGATCGGCAAACAGCGCAAGCCGGAACAGATTATTGAAGCAGTCTTTTGGCCGCAGCGGACGGTGGAAGCGGAGTTCGTCTCGTTCACGGTCATCACCAACGATGGAAAAGCAATCCGTGGCCACAAACTGCGTGAGGATAAAAAATCGATCGTGCTCCGCGACCCGCAAACCGGCGTGGAAAGCACGATACTTCGCGAGGACATTGATGAGCTTGTCCCTGCCGGTTCTCTGATGCCCGACGGGTTGACCGCTGCGATGACGCGGCAACAACAAGTGGACCTGATTCGCTTTTTGACCGACTTAGGTCGCTCCAATGCGGCGAAGCCCGAAGCTTTGCACATGCTGATGGGACATGCGCACATGCATACGCCGGCCCCGTTTGAGTACGACCGCGCGCCGCTGCAGCCACAGGATTGGCCGTCGTGGCAGCAACCGGTCAATCGCGATCGCATCTATGATTTTTATGCCAAGGAAGCGGCGCATTTTCGCAAACAGAAACCAACTCCGCCGCTGCTACCCGATTTTCCGGGACTGGACGGGGGGGAACTGGGGCACTGGGGAAATCAATCCGAGACAACGTGGTCCGACGGGCGTTGGAATGAGACGCGCTTGGGCAGCGTGCAAAGCGGCGTGTTTCATGGCGGGGGCGTGACCGTGCCCCGCGCGGTTTGTATGCAATTGGGAGACGACAACGAACTCTCCGCTTGTTTCAATCCCGAGACGCTTAGTTATGACGCCGTCTGGAGTGGGGGCTTTGTCAAGTTTTCATCGGTCCGTCATGGATTCATGCATGGTTTGATCATGGACGGCCAACCGGTGAAGCATGAGAAATCAGCCAAGCCGGATCAGGCATTCGAGTATCACGGTTTTTATCGACATGGCCGGCGCGTGGTGTTTGCTTACCGTATTGGCGAGGTTGAATATCTTGATGCACCGTGGGTTGAGGATGGAAAATTCACCCGTGTTGTTGCTCCGGCTGACGAACATCCGCTGCAAGAATTGATCCAACCGGGCGAACGGCAATGGCCGGAGGTGATTACCACAGCGGTCAAACTGGGAACCGGGCGGCCGTATGCGGTCGATACGATTGAATTGCCGTACGACAATCCTTGGAAGGCGTTGCTGTTTTGTGGCGGACATGACTTTCTTCCCGACGGCAGCGCGCTGGTCTGCACGATGCAGGGGGATGTCTGGCATGTGAGCGGATTCACCGATGGCGGTCATCAAGCGCAGTGGCGGCGTTTTGCTTCGGGACTGCACCATGCTTTGGGGCTGGTCGTGACCGATGCGGGAATCTTTGTGCAATGCCGCGACCAATTGGTCCGGTTGCATGATCGAAACCAAGATGGCGAAGCGGATTATTATGAATGTTTTAGCAACGCCTTTGAGACCTCGCCGGCGGGGCACGATTTCATTTGCGGTTTGCAGTGCGACGACGCCGGTAATTTTTACACCGTCTCGGGCAATCAGGGGGTCGTGCGAATTTCCCCCGATGGAAAAAACGTGGAGGTCATGGCGACCGGACTGAGAAATCCTGACGGGTTGGGAATCTTGCCCGATGGGACATTAACAGTACCCGCTTCGGAAGGGGACTGGACTCCCGCCTCGATGGTGTGCGCTGTCCGCCCGTCTGCTGAGGGTCAAAATGGCACTCCGCCGTACTTTGGTTATCAAGCTCCACGCGATGGGAAAGCGCCGGAATTGCCGTTGGTTTATTTGCCGCGGGGATTGGATAATTCCAGCGGGGGGCAGGTCTATATCGACAGTGACCGCTGGGGACCGCTGCAAGGGGCGCTGGTCCATTTGTCGTTTGGGGGCGGGCGAAGTTTTCTGTTGCTACGTGACGAAGTCGGCGGGCAGTTGCAGGGGGCGATTGTGCCGCTGCCCGGCGAGTTTCGTTCGGGCGCGCATCGCGGACGCTTCAATCCGCAGGACGGGCAATTGTATGTCTCGGGCATGGCGGGCTGGGGTTCCTATACACCTGATGATGGTTGTTTCCAGCGCGTCCGTTTCACGGGCGATCGCGTGCAATTGCCGATTGGGTTTCATGTCTATCAAAACGGCGTGACGGTGAAATTCACGGAGCCGATTGATCCTGCTGTTGCCGCTCAGATCGAAAATCAATTTGCCCAGTGTTGGAATTACCGGTACAGCGGGGCGTATGGCTCGCCGGAATTTTCCACGCGACACCACGGCATGCGGGGGCACGATCATTTGCCGATCACGTCGGCACATGTTTTGCCCGATGGCCGGTCGTTGTTTTTGGAAATCCCCGATCTACAACCGGTGAGCCAACTGCATTTGCAATTGCAGGTGGATGCGGGAGAACCGCGCGACATGTTTTTGACCGTGCATCGTTTAGACCGACCCTTTAGTGACTACCCCGGTTATCGCCCGGTGGCGAAAATGGTGCATCCGCATCCGATTCTTTCTGACTTGGCCTTGGCGACGATTCGCATTCGCAATCCCTTTATGAAAGCGATTCCCGAGGCGCGGCCGATCACGTTGGAGACGGGCAAGAACCTGACGTTTGCGACCCGTGAGTTACGGGCCAAACCGGGTGAAGCGATCCGTTTGAATTTGGTGAATCCCGACGTGGTGCCACACAACTGGGCGTTGGTCAAAGCGGGAACGCTCAAGAGCGTGGGGGAGATGGCCAACCGGTTGGTGGCGGACCCTGAAGCAGTGGCGCGGCATTACATTCCGCAAACCGACGACGTGTTGTTTTACACAGATGTCATTCCACCCAAATCGCAGTTCACGATTTACTTTCGCGCGCCGAAAACCCCGGGGCGGTATCCCTATCTGTGCACGTTTCCGGGGCACTGGATGGTGATGAACGGCGAATTGATCGTGGAGTGA
- the hemP gene encoding hemin uptake protein HemP, producing the protein MNMHDPSETPRIPADKNSGTGDSDPPKSITFEALAEGQTEVLIEFHGQVYRLRSTRNKKLILNK; encoded by the coding sequence ATGAATATGCATGACCCCAGTGAGACTCCGCGAATTCCCGCAGATAAAAACAGCGGCACCGGCGATTCCGATCCCCCGAAATCGATCACCTTCGAAGCACTCGCCGAGGGTCAAACCGAAGTGCTCATCGAATTTCACGGTCAGGTCTACCGCCTGCGCTCAACGCGGAACAAGAAGCTAATCTTGAACAAGTAA
- a CDS encoding DUF1559 domain-containing protein: protein MSVSTQPARRGFTLIELLVVIAIIAILISLLLPAVQQAREAARRTQCRNNLKQFGIATHNYHDIYGQFPNANANSSLTGGSLFVSILPLIDQANGYNLWDFNLSNSDPVNVAVSGQRIPVFLCPSSTEPRMVPGCDVDAGRAPGNYAVNIGSKDFNQYWSYYGEPAPSLDGAIVYTDSADGKTSLKHFVDGASNTLMIGETAYNLPDYKFSSGACLDEPRYSFTYWSNPYPGSTACTTEYAFNPHDKLDDGDFDPNWVRSFRSDHVGGVFFVRADGSVHFVAESIDAGVLDALATRNGGEIISDN, encoded by the coding sequence ATGTCCGTTTCTACACAACCTGCTCGCCGTGGGTTCACGCTCATCGAATTGCTGGTGGTCATCGCGATCATTGCCATTCTCATTTCACTACTCTTGCCAGCTGTACAACAGGCTCGCGAAGCAGCTCGCCGCACGCAGTGCCGCAACAATCTGAAGCAGTTTGGGATTGCGACACACAACTATCACGACATTTATGGGCAATTTCCCAATGCCAACGCCAACAGTTCGCTGACCGGCGGAAGCTTGTTTGTTTCGATCTTGCCGTTGATCGATCAGGCCAATGGATACAATTTGTGGGATTTCAATTTGTCCAACTCCGATCCGGTGAATGTCGCCGTCTCGGGGCAGCGGATTCCGGTCTTTCTGTGTCCTTCCTCCACGGAACCTCGTATGGTCCCGGGATGCGACGTCGATGCGGGGCGTGCACCGGGAAACTATGCTGTGAACATTGGTTCGAAGGATTTCAATCAGTACTGGTCGTATTATGGTGAGCCGGCTCCCTCGTTGGACGGAGCGATCGTCTATACCGACTCAGCTGATGGCAAGACATCGCTGAAGCATTTCGTCGATGGTGCAAGCAACACGTTGATGATTGGTGAAACGGCCTACAATCTGCCGGACTACAAATTCAGTTCCGGAGCTTGCCTGGATGAACCGCGTTATTCGTTCACCTATTGGTCGAATCCGTATCCCGGTTCTACGGCTTGTACAACCGAATACGCCTTCAATCCTCACGACAAACTCGACGATGGGGATTTCGATCCCAACTGGGTCCGTTCCTTCCGTAGCGACCATGTGGGAGGCGTCTTTTTCGTCCGTGCTGACGGCTCGGTGCATTTTGTGGCCGAGAGTATCGATGCGGGGGTCTTGGATGCCTTAGCGACTCGAAACGGTGGGGAGATCATCAGTGACAACTAG